In Opitutus sp. ER46, the following are encoded in one genomic region:
- a CDS encoding excinuclease ABC subunit UvrA produces MSFPAAPESIRLRGVRQNNLKGFDLDLPLGKYIVVTGLSGAGKSSLVFDTLHAEGQRRYVETFSAYTRQFLDLLDKPKVDSIENIRPSIAIEQTNTVKTSRSTVGTMTELTDFFKVWFSHVAECFDPATGEKVEDDNPQSIWTKVLAAHFGRTVVVGFRVTRPDALSWPEILKNLKAQSYVRVLLPSSAPAASTAASSPTRARRGKTASPTATAVSAVIASGAPTPSVSPAAQAAPTPVSTPAALTAHRIDDLLALPPATLASQLPGAVLYVAQDRVAVTADNRARFLEATETALHFGKGEVHIFGETDASASSPATLTPSVPATSVAGSASAPAPATASRASAWTELGHFSQGLHSPKTGRTFRRATPALFSFNSPLGACPKCRGFGRVIEIDYRLAIPDQSLSIDQGAIKCWEGEVYRASLDDLRQFTKRRKIPTDVPFASLTPEQQSFIIDGEPGYGEENGKQWPQYWYGVKGFFRWLEKTTYKMHVRVFLSRYRAYNPCPDCGGQRLQPESLCWKWQGRTLPELYTIPVSDLLQLLRSAAPSTSTSSAPSTTPPASSDLAYDAIVTRLRYLEQVGLSYLTLDRPSKTLSGGEVERVNLTSCLGTSLVDTLFVLDEPSVGLHARDIDRLIAIIRSLTDAGNTVVVVEHDEAMIRAADHVVEVGPEPGQRGGHITFQGTVADMLASPQSITGAYFSGRQSVPTPAARRPVATRPAAAAASFAPPWLTFRDATKHNLCQLTLRLPLQRLVCLSGVSGSGKSTLLDNVIYQGLLAQRHLLTEDAATIGSVTCDVPLGEVVLVDQSPLSRTPRSNPALYTEAWDLIRELYATTPAAQEAGFSASSFSFNSGDGRCEHCQGLGYERVEMQFLSDVFVPCPVCESRRFKPEILAIQWHGRSVADLLATSVSDALPLFAEHATIRSRLAVLDAVGMGYLTLGQPLNTLSGGESQRLKLVRYLSDFTGDAGPAARGALLLLDEPTTGLHRHDVKRLLSVLQALVDRGHSVVVIEHNLDVLKSADWLIEIGPEAGAGGGRIVAEGTPEDVAQVETATSPFLREALGIRSANATLLAAEAPGAYTTSRRGKAKPPTAAPIAPARPALAPVLRIEGARENNLKNLSLSIPHRQLNVVTGVSGSGKSTLAFDIVFAEGQRRFMESMSPYARQFVEQLPRPALDRLTGIPPTVAIEQRVTRGSRKSTVATITEVAQYLRLLYARLGVQHHPETDQPVRPLSPGELKQLLGRVLQSPAAKRAKHLYLCAPLIRGRKGHHQPIATWISRHGFELMRIDGLLTRVDAFQKLDRYREHDIEVVVSDLTTVAAAPAKRVPAARPAPRRGTNPPATSVAPAPATPAAALDQALALGKGACFLLTERGDILSWFSTTRTDIETGESFPELDPKNFSINSPRGWCPTCRGHGRVYPWMLELAKEDEKDDPAARLREFGVEAPEDLADEGQPCPECHGARLNRIGRSVKLHFRGAQPPRSLPELLRATPSELLARLATLDLDRRGKLIVQDIIPQIEERLKFLDHVGLPYLSLDRATETLSGGEAQRIRLAAQLGSNLSGVLYVLDEPSIGLHARDNDRLIDTLQALRAKGNTLLVVEHDDELMERADQIIDLGPAAGIHGGELLAHGTPEEIKRNAKSLTGLFLAKGIAHPLRGQYRLLEPTTRKDAWLELTGVRFRNLKGFDLRLPLGRLIMVGGPSGAGKSTLFRDVLHPAINAALGARKATLTGKDFVKATGFADDAPGATNPLPPFDALRGAQGFRRVVEVDQSPIGKTPRSTPATYLGIFDLIRQFFASLPESKIRGYTASRFSFNTPGGRCPTCEGAGRVKLEMAFMPDTYLPCDDCRGSRYSAELADLTWKGRNIGQVLELTFEEAATFFDFHSKLQQVCQLMVDCGLGYLTLGQSSPTLSGGEAQRLKLVTELSTGLASYRERSRGELPRNLYLLEEPTIGLHLSDCEKLIQVLHSLVDQGHTVVVIEHHLDLLAEADYVVELGPVGGPAGGELLYQGPLAGLLKVKRSPTAPYLRRRLTSAQAAR; encoded by the coding sequence GTGTCCTTTCCAGCGGCGCCAGAATCCATCCGATTACGCGGAGTCCGTCAGAATAATCTGAAGGGCTTCGACCTCGATCTGCCGTTGGGCAAGTACATCGTGGTCACCGGCCTAAGCGGCGCGGGCAAGTCTTCCCTCGTGTTCGACACCCTCCACGCCGAGGGCCAGCGGCGCTACGTCGAGACGTTTTCCGCCTACACCCGCCAGTTCCTCGACCTGCTCGACAAGCCCAAGGTCGACTCCATCGAGAACATCCGGCCGTCCATCGCCATCGAGCAGACCAACACCGTCAAAACGTCCCGCTCGACCGTCGGCACGATGACCGAGCTCACCGACTTCTTCAAAGTCTGGTTCAGCCACGTCGCCGAATGCTTCGATCCCGCCACCGGCGAAAAGGTCGAGGACGACAATCCGCAGAGCATCTGGACCAAAGTCCTCGCCGCGCATTTTGGCCGCACCGTTGTCGTCGGCTTCCGCGTCACCCGCCCCGATGCCCTCTCCTGGCCCGAGATTCTCAAAAACCTCAAGGCCCAGTCCTACGTCCGCGTCCTCCTCCCGTCGTCCGCACCGGCCGCCTCCACTGCCGCGTCCTCGCCCACCCGCGCCCGCCGCGGCAAGACCGCGTCGCCCACCGCCACCGCTGTCTCGGCCGTAATCGCATCCGGCGCCCCCACCCCTTCCGTTTCGCCCGCGGCTCAGGCCGCCCCAACGCCCGTTTCCACGCCCGCCGCGCTCACCGCCCACCGGATTGACGATCTCCTCGCGCTCCCGCCCGCCACCCTCGCCAGCCAGCTCCCCGGCGCAGTGCTCTACGTTGCCCAGGATCGCGTCGCCGTCACCGCCGACAACCGCGCCCGCTTCCTCGAGGCCACCGAAACCGCCCTGCACTTTGGCAAGGGCGAGGTTCACATCTTCGGCGAGACCGACGCCTCCGCTTCGTCTCCCGCCACGCTCACACCTTCCGTCCCGGCAACCTCTGTGGCCGGCTCCGCGTCCGCCCCCGCCCCCGCCACCGCCTCCCGCGCGTCCGCCTGGACCGAACTCGGCCACTTTTCCCAGGGCCTCCATTCCCCGAAAACCGGCCGCACGTTCCGCCGCGCCACGCCCGCCCTTTTCTCCTTCAACTCCCCGCTCGGCGCCTGCCCGAAATGCCGCGGCTTCGGTCGCGTCATCGAGATCGATTACCGGCTCGCCATCCCCGACCAGTCCCTGTCCATCGACCAGGGCGCCATCAAATGCTGGGAGGGCGAGGTGTATCGGGCGTCCTTGGACGACCTCCGGCAGTTCACCAAGCGCAGGAAGATCCCGACCGACGTCCCGTTCGCCTCGCTCACGCCCGAGCAGCAGAGCTTCATCATCGACGGCGAACCGGGCTACGGGGAGGAGAATGGCAAGCAGTGGCCGCAGTACTGGTACGGCGTAAAGGGCTTCTTCCGCTGGCTCGAGAAGACCACCTACAAGATGCACGTGCGGGTCTTCCTCTCCCGCTACCGCGCCTACAACCCCTGCCCCGACTGCGGCGGCCAGCGCCTCCAGCCCGAATCCCTCTGCTGGAAATGGCAGGGCCGCACGCTCCCCGAGCTCTACACCATCCCGGTCTCCGACCTCCTCCAGCTCCTGCGCTCGGCCGCTCCCTCGACCAGCACCTCCTCCGCCCCTTCCACCACCCCGCCCGCCTCCTCCGATCTCGCCTACGACGCGATCGTCACGCGGCTGCGTTACCTCGAACAGGTCGGCCTCAGCTACCTGACGCTCGACCGCCCGTCGAAGACGCTCTCCGGCGGCGAGGTCGAACGCGTCAACCTCACGAGCTGCCTCGGCACGTCCCTCGTCGACACGTTGTTCGTCCTCGACGAGCCAAGCGTCGGCCTGCACGCCCGCGACATCGACCGGCTCATCGCGATCATCCGTTCGCTCACCGACGCCGGCAACACGGTCGTCGTCGTCGAGCACGACGAGGCCATGATCCGCGCGGCCGACCACGTCGTCGAGGTGGGTCCCGAACCGGGCCAGCGCGGCGGGCATATCACCTTTCAGGGCACAGTCGCCGACATGCTGGCGTCCCCGCAAAGCATCACGGGCGCCTACTTCTCCGGCCGCCAGTCCGTGCCGACGCCCGCCGCCCGCCGCCCGGTGGCCACCCGGCCCGCCGCCGCCGCGGCTAGCTTCGCCCCGCCGTGGCTGACTTTCCGCGACGCCACCAAACACAATCTCTGCCAACTCACGCTGCGCCTACCGCTCCAGCGGCTCGTCTGCCTCAGCGGCGTCTCCGGCTCCGGCAAATCCACCCTCCTCGACAACGTCATCTACCAGGGCCTCCTCGCCCAGCGCCACCTTCTCACCGAGGATGCCGCCACGATCGGCTCGGTCACCTGCGACGTCCCGCTCGGCGAGGTGGTCCTCGTTGACCAATCCCCGCTCTCGCGCACGCCGCGCTCCAACCCCGCCCTCTACACCGAGGCCTGGGATCTCATCCGCGAGCTCTACGCAACCACGCCCGCCGCGCAGGAGGCCGGCTTCAGCGCCTCGTCCTTCTCCTTCAACAGCGGCGACGGTCGCTGCGAACACTGCCAGGGCCTCGGCTACGAGCGGGTCGAGATGCAGTTCCTCTCCGACGTTTTCGTCCCGTGCCCGGTCTGCGAGAGCCGCCGCTTCAAGCCCGAGATCCTCGCCATCCAGTGGCACGGTCGCTCCGTCGCGGACCTCCTCGCCACCAGCGTTTCCGATGCGCTTCCGCTCTTCGCCGAACACGCGACCATCCGCAGCCGGCTCGCGGTCCTCGATGCGGTGGGCATGGGCTACCTCACGCTCGGCCAGCCGCTCAACACGCTCAGCGGCGGCGAATCTCAGCGCCTCAAGCTCGTGCGCTACCTGAGCGACTTCACCGGCGACGCGGGCCCCGCCGCCCGCGGCGCGTTGCTCCTGCTCGACGAACCCACGACCGGCCTCCACCGCCACGACGTCAAACGGCTGCTCTCCGTGCTCCAGGCGCTCGTCGACCGCGGTCACAGCGTCGTCGTGATCGAGCACAACCTCGACGTCCTCAAATCCGCCGACTGGCTCATCGAGATCGGGCCCGAGGCCGGCGCCGGCGGCGGCCGGATCGTCGCCGAGGGCACGCCCGAGGACGTCGCCCAGGTCGAGACCGCCACCTCGCCCTTCCTGCGCGAGGCCCTCGGTATCCGCTCCGCCAACGCCACGCTGCTCGCGGCCGAGGCTCCGGGCGCCTACACGACCTCGCGCCGCGGCAAGGCCAAGCCCCCCACCGCCGCACCGATCGCACCCGCACGTCCCGCCCTCGCCCCCGTGCTGCGCATCGAGGGCGCCCGCGAAAACAACCTCAAGAACCTGTCGCTCTCCATTCCGCACCGGCAGCTCAACGTCGTCACCGGCGTCTCCGGCTCCGGCAAGTCGACCCTCGCGTTCGACATCGTCTTCGCCGAGGGCCAGCGCCGCTTCATGGAGTCCATGTCGCCGTACGCGCGGCAGTTCGTGGAACAGCTGCCGCGCCCCGCACTCGACCGGCTCACCGGCATCCCGCCCACCGTCGCCATCGAGCAGCGCGTCACCCGCGGCTCCCGCAAGTCCACCGTCGCCACCATCACCGAGGTCGCGCAGTATCTGCGGCTCTTGTACGCCCGCCTCGGCGTGCAGCACCACCCGGAGACTGACCAGCCGGTCCGGCCGCTCTCGCCCGGCGAACTGAAGCAACTGCTCGGCCGCGTGCTGCAGTCGCCCGCCGCGAAACGCGCGAAGCACCTCTACCTCTGCGCCCCGCTCATCCGCGGCCGCAAGGGCCACCACCAGCCCATCGCCACCTGGATCTCCCGCCACGGCTTCGAGCTCATGCGCATCGACGGCCTGCTCACCCGCGTCGACGCCTTCCAGAAACTCGACCGTTACAGGGAGCACGACATCGAGGTCGTCGTCTCCGACCTGACCACCGTCGCCGCGGCCCCCGCGAAGCGGGTCCCGGCCGCCAGACCAGCCCCGCGCCGCGGCACGAATCCTCCCGCCACGTCCGTCGCGCCGGCGCCCGCCACGCCCGCCGCCGCCCTCGACCAGGCGCTGGCGCTCGGCAAGGGCGCGTGCTTCCTCCTCACCGAGCGGGGCGACATCCTGTCCTGGTTCTCCACCACGCGGACCGACATCGAGACCGGCGAGTCCTTCCCCGAGCTCGACCCGAAAAACTTCTCCATCAACTCGCCACGCGGCTGGTGCCCCACCTGCCGCGGCCACGGGCGCGTCTATCCGTGGATGCTCGAGCTCGCCAAGGAGGACGAAAAGGACGACCCCGCCGCCCGCTTGCGCGAGTTCGGCGTCGAGGCGCCTGAGGACCTCGCCGACGAGGGCCAGCCCTGCCCCGAGTGCCACGGCGCCCGGCTCAACCGGATCGGCCGCTCCGTGAAGCTCCATTTCCGCGGCGCGCAGCCGCCGCGCTCGTTGCCAGAGCTCCTCCGCGCCACGCCGTCCGAGCTCCTCGCCCGGCTCGCCACGCTCGACCTCGACCGCCGCGGCAAGCTGATCGTCCAGGACATCATCCCGCAGATCGAGGAGCGGCTGAAGTTCCTCGACCACGTCGGCCTGCCGTACCTGTCGCTCGATCGCGCCACCGAGACGCTCTCCGGCGGCGAGGCCCAGCGCATCCGGCTCGCCGCCCAGCTCGGCTCCAATCTCTCCGGCGTGCTGTACGTCCTCGACGAGCCGAGCATCGGGCTGCACGCGCGCGACAACGACCGGCTCATCGACACGCTCCAGGCGCTGCGCGCGAAGGGCAACACGCTCCTCGTCGTCGAGCACGATGACGAACTCATGGAGCGGGCCGACCAGATCATCGACCTTGGACCGGCCGCCGGCATCCACGGCGGCGAACTGCTCGCGCACGGGACGCCGGAGGAGATCAAGCGCAACGCCAAGTCGCTCACCGGCCTCTTTCTCGCCAAGGGCATCGCGCACCCGCTGCGCGGCCAGTATCGCCTGCTCGAACCAACCACGCGCAAGGACGCCTGGCTCGAGCTGACCGGCGTGCGTTTCCGCAACCTGAAGGGCTTCGACCTCCGCCTTCCGCTCGGCCGCCTGATCATGGTCGGCGGCCCCAGCGGCGCCGGAAAATCCACGCTCTTCCGCGACGTCCTGCATCCCGCGATCAACGCCGCCCTCGGGGCCAGGAAGGCCACGCTCACGGGCAAGGACTTCGTCAAGGCCACCGGTTTCGCCGACGACGCGCCCGGCGCGACCAACCCGCTGCCGCCATTCGATGCCCTGCGCGGCGCGCAGGGATTCCGACGCGTCGTCGAGGTGGACCAGTCGCCGATCGGCAAGACGCCCCGCTCCACGCCGGCAACCTACCTGGGCATCTTCGACCTCATCCGGCAGTTCTTCGCCAGCCTCCCGGAGTCCAAGATCCGGGGATACACCGCGTCCCGCTTCTCGTTCAACACCCCGGGCGGACGCTGTCCGACCTGCGAGGGCGCCGGCCGCGTGAAGCTGGAGATGGCGTTCATGCCGGACACCTACCTGCCGTGTGATGACTGCCGCGGCTCGCGCTACAGCGCCGAGCTGGCCGATCTCACCTGGAAGGGGCGCAACATCGGCCAGGTGCTCGAGCTCACCTTCGAGGAGGCGGCGACGTTCTTCGATTTCCATTCGAAGCTGCAGCAGGTCTGCCAGCTCATGGTCGACTGCGGCCTGGGCTACCTGACGCTCGGCCAGAGCTCGCCCACGCTGAGTGGCGGCGAGGCGCAGCGGCTCAAGCTCGTCACCGAGCTCTCCACCGGCCTCGCGTCCTACCGCGAACGCAGCCGCGGTGAGCTGCCGCGCAACCTGTACCTCCTCGAGGAGCCAACGATCGGCCTCCACCTGAGCGACTGCGAGAAGCTCATCCAGGTCCTGCACTCACTCGTCGACCAGGGGCACACCGTCGTCGTGATCGAGCACCACCTCGATCTCCTCGCCGAAGCGGACTACGTCGTGGAGCTTGGGCCGGTCGGCGGCCCCGCCGGCGGCGAACTGCTCTACCAGGGGCCGCTCGCCGGACTGCTCAAGGTGAAGCGCAGCCCGACCGCGCCCTATCTCCGCCGCCGCCTCACTTCTGCCCAGGCCGCGCGTTGA
- a CDS encoding DUF1697 domain-containing protein, producing MPLTQYVALLRGIGPANPKTRNPKLCAVLTGMGYQAVKPLLSSGNLVFAARRTKTATLERKIEQALADKLGETIDVFVRSRDELEALVRSDPFDGAEHGAPLYLVVTFRKDDPAPVCTAIDRTKMEGAEFMVALERRYGKRITTRTWNTIQRILATMAALPVETTAGRGQKARGASGVRSTPGCRKRLRRGGGSDRP from the coding sequence ATGCCACTCACCCAATATGTTGCGCTGTTGCGCGGGATCGGCCCCGCGAACCCGAAAACCCGGAACCCGAAGCTTTGCGCGGTGCTGACGGGGATGGGTTATCAGGCGGTGAAGCCGTTGCTCTCGAGCGGTAACCTGGTGTTCGCCGCGCGCAGGACGAAGACGGCCACGTTGGAGCGGAAAATCGAGCAAGCACTGGCGGACAAGCTCGGCGAGACGATCGATGTGTTCGTGCGAAGTCGGGACGAACTTGAGGCGCTGGTGCGCAGCGACCCCTTTGACGGCGCGGAGCATGGAGCCCCGCTGTACCTGGTGGTCACCTTTCGGAAGGACGATCCGGCACCGGTGTGCACCGCGATCGATCGGACGAAGATGGAGGGGGCCGAGTTCATGGTCGCGTTGGAGCGCCGGTATGGGAAACGCATCACGACGCGCACCTGGAACACGATCCAACGGATTCTCGCCACGATGGCCGCACTCCCGGTCGAAACGACGGCCGGGCGCGGGCAGAAGGCGCGCGGAGCAAGCGGAGTTCGGAGTACGCCCGGCTGTAGGAAGCGATTGCGGCGCGGTGGTGGAAGTGACCGGCCGTAA
- a CDS encoding DeoR/GlpR family DNA-binding transcription regulator gives MTNKQRTDLIEKYIRKHTYADLHTLATEFGGSLSTVRRALDLLEARGIVRRHHGGASLIETDALAEEYDFLARNKRQVDAKFAISALVAEQVKPGMTVILDGGTTTYTVARLIAGRRLQVVTNSLPVASLFGDVGTAETTVTGGNIYGRLGVLLGPTCEQAFDGMHADLAILGGAGITENGIWNQNALIVSAQRKMIAAAERVIFAVDKTKFGRKALNLTAPFDARFTIVTDTLPEPAVVNAISTAGATLTLAEKVASPDEEPDFEV, from the coding sequence ATGACCAACAAGCAGCGCACCGACCTCATCGAGAAGTACATCCGCAAGCATACCTACGCCGACCTGCACACCCTCGCGACCGAGTTCGGCGGCTCTTTATCCACCGTGCGCCGCGCCCTGGACCTCCTCGAGGCCCGCGGTATCGTCCGACGCCATCACGGCGGCGCCTCGCTCATCGAGACCGACGCTCTCGCCGAGGAGTACGACTTCCTCGCCCGCAACAAGCGCCAGGTCGACGCCAAGTTCGCCATCTCCGCCCTCGTCGCCGAGCAGGTCAAACCGGGCATGACCGTGATCCTCGACGGTGGCACGACCACCTATACCGTCGCCCGCCTCATCGCCGGCCGCCGTCTCCAGGTCGTCACCAACTCCCTCCCCGTCGCCTCTCTCTTCGGTGACGTCGGGACGGCCGAAACCACCGTCACCGGCGGCAACATCTATGGTCGGCTTGGCGTCCTCCTCGGCCCCACCTGCGAGCAGGCGTTCGACGGCATGCACGCCGACCTCGCGATCCTTGGCGGCGCCGGCATCACCGAAAACGGCATCTGGAATCAGAACGCGCTCATCGTCTCCGCCCAGCGCAAAATGATCGCCGCCGCCGAACGCGTCATCTTCGCCGTCGACAAGACCAAGTTCGGACGCAAGGCGCTCAACCTCACCGCCCCGTTCGACGCTCGCTTCACCATCGTCACCGACACGCTCCCCGAGCCCGCGGTGGTCAACGCGATCAGCACCGCCGGTGCCACCCTGACCCTCGCCGAAAAGGTCGCCTCCCCCGACGAGGAGCCCGATTTCGAGGTCTGA
- a CDS encoding glycosyltransferase → MKILVVQDHLRSGGTERQSVLLTGAFAAAGHDTTLLTFRPSGALQPTIAPAVRQVALQRADYRLDWFAPGLRRVTAQLAPEVILCMGRIANCYAGSLQRALPASVVIATMRTGKPLPWLFRTSLRLVRHVVANSHEASATLTARYGVPAARISVIHNSLVFPPLLSGTERAATHDALRQRHGATSNTVVLLNVAMFRPEKNQRELVEIVAGLPAGFDVQLWLAGDGPARPACEALVRDRQLAHRVRFVGFHRDPSALYAAADIAVHASWSESLSNFLIEAQAQGLPAVAYQAQGVTECFVPGRTGWAIARDQRDAFRAQVLALAQAAPSERAALADVAQTFARATFDPTRQVEKYLAVFSALRATPRG, encoded by the coding sequence ATGAAAATCCTTGTCGTGCAGGACCACCTCCGCAGCGGCGGCACCGAGCGCCAGTCGGTGCTGCTCACGGGGGCGTTCGCCGCCGCGGGTCACGACACGACGCTGCTCACGTTTCGCCCCAGCGGCGCTCTGCAGCCCACCATCGCCCCCGCCGTGCGGCAGGTCGCGCTGCAACGCGCCGACTACCGTCTCGACTGGTTCGCCCCGGGACTTCGCCGCGTGACCGCGCAACTGGCGCCCGAAGTAATCCTTTGCATGGGGCGTATCGCGAACTGCTATGCCGGATCCCTGCAGCGCGCACTGCCCGCCAGCGTCGTCATCGCCACGATGCGCACGGGCAAACCCCTGCCCTGGCTTTTTCGCACCTCTCTCCGCCTTGTCCGGCACGTCGTTGCCAATAGCCATGAAGCGAGCGCGACGCTCACCGCCCGCTACGGAGTGCCCGCGGCACGGATCAGCGTCATTCACAACTCGCTCGTTTTCCCACCGCTCCTGTCGGGCACCGAACGCGCCGCCACTCACGACGCCCTTCGCCAGCGCCATGGCGCGACGTCCAACACCGTCGTGTTGCTGAACGTGGCGATGTTTCGGCCCGAGAAAAACCAGCGCGAGTTAGTGGAGATCGTGGCCGGGCTTCCCGCGGGCTTCGACGTCCAGCTTTGGCTCGCCGGCGACGGCCCGGCCCGGCCCGCCTGCGAAGCGCTCGTCAGGGATCGGCAGCTTGCCCATCGCGTCCGGTTCGTCGGCTTTCACCGCGACCCGTCCGCGTTGTATGCCGCGGCCGACATCGCGGTCCACGCGTCCTGGAGTGAGTCGCTCTCGAATTTCCTGATCGAGGCGCAGGCGCAAGGGCTGCCCGCCGTGGCATATCAGGCGCAAGGCGTCACCGAGTGCTTTGTGCCCGGCCGCACGGGTTGGGCCATCGCCCGCGACCAGCGTGACGCCTTCCGCGCCCAAGTCCTCGCGCTGGCGCAGGCCGCTCCGTCCGAGCGGGCTGCCCTAGCCGATGTTGCCCAGACGTTTGCCCGCGCGACCTTCGACCCAACCCGGCAGGTGGAGAAATACCTCGCGGTATTCTCTGCGCTTCGCGCCACGCCCCGGGGCTGA
- a CDS encoding phage holin family protein produces the protein MRSPFTQLLLRWLVLALGVLLATRLIPGIHCDDGVTLFVVVVLLSFFNAILRPLLVLFTLPFIIVTMGLGVVVINALLFLLVGRLVDGFQVAGFWSAVGGSLVVSVTNWFASGVIRGAAKDRQPPPPPKPPKGGDVIDI, from the coding sequence ATGCGCTCTCCCTTCACTCAACTGCTGCTCCGCTGGCTCGTGCTGGCGCTCGGCGTGTTGCTGGCTACGCGGCTCATCCCGGGCATCCATTGCGACGACGGCGTCACCCTGTTCGTCGTGGTGGTGCTGCTGAGTTTCTTCAATGCGATCCTCAGGCCGCTGCTGGTGCTGTTCACGCTGCCGTTCATCATCGTGACCATGGGGTTGGGCGTGGTGGTGATCAATGCCTTGTTATTCCTGCTGGTGGGTCGGCTGGTGGACGGATTTCAAGTCGCCGGGTTCTGGTCGGCCGTCGGCGGCTCGCTGGTGGTGAGCGTCACGAACTGGTTTGCCAGCGGTGTCATCCGCGGTGCGGCCAAGGATCGTCAGCCGCCGCCTCCGCCCAAGCCTCCGAAGGGCGGCGACGTGATTGATATCTGA
- the lpdA gene encoding dihydrolipoyl dehydrogenase: MAETTEYDLIVIGGGPAGYAGAIRAGQLGKKVACIELERAGGTCLNWGCIPTKALLKSAEVYRAFQKAEAYGLGAKEIAFDFGKVMQRSRGVADQMAKGVEFLFRKNKVDYIVGRAQVTVPGMVEITDGPQKGKFFKTKNVLLATGCKPRRLPDVPVDGERIMTSREALVPRKTPPKSIVIIGAGAIGVEFAYFFNAFGSKVTLVEMLPQVVPVEDEDIAKALHRSFEKQGIAVHVGTKVENVRVGKDKVELTLAKDGNPTELEAECLLLAIGVTPNLEGALSPKVKLELDRGYVKVNDGYETSVKGIYAAGDIIGPPWLAHVATYEAVNAVESMFGHKHGGRVKIFPGATYCQPQIASTGLTEKACKEKGLNYKVGKFPFTASGKAVAAGDAEGFVKVISDAKTGEIYGVHILGNEAPELIAEYVLAMNMEGSVDEVHRSIHAHPTLSEALMEAAAATSGEAIHI, encoded by the coding sequence ATGGCAGAAACAACGGAGTACGATCTGATTGTCATCGGTGGTGGGCCCGCGGGATACGCGGGCGCGATCCGTGCGGGGCAGCTGGGCAAGAAGGTTGCCTGCATCGAGCTCGAGCGCGCGGGCGGCACCTGTCTCAACTGGGGCTGCATTCCGACCAAGGCACTGCTGAAGAGTGCGGAGGTTTACCGCGCCTTTCAGAAGGCCGAGGCCTACGGGCTCGGCGCCAAGGAGATCGCCTTCGATTTCGGCAAGGTCATGCAGCGCTCCCGGGGCGTCGCCGACCAGATGGCGAAGGGCGTCGAGTTTCTGTTCCGCAAGAACAAGGTCGACTACATCGTCGGCCGCGCGCAGGTGACGGTGCCGGGCATGGTGGAAATCACCGACGGGCCGCAGAAGGGGAAGTTCTTCAAGACGAAGAACGTGCTGCTTGCCACCGGCTGCAAACCGCGGCGCCTCCCGGACGTGCCGGTCGACGGCGAGCGGATCATGACCTCGCGCGAGGCACTCGTCCCGCGGAAGACGCCGCCGAAGTCGATCGTCATCATCGGCGCCGGTGCGATCGGCGTGGAGTTTGCCTATTTCTTCAATGCGTTCGGCAGCAAGGTGACGCTCGTGGAAATGCTGCCGCAGGTTGTCCCGGTCGAGGACGAAGACATCGCCAAAGCGCTGCATCGTTCGTTCGAGAAGCAGGGCATCGCGGTCCACGTCGGCACCAAGGTTGAGAATGTCCGCGTCGGCAAAGACAAGGTGGAGCTGACGCTGGCGAAGGACGGTAATCCCACCGAACTCGAGGCCGAGTGCCTGCTCCTCGCGATCGGCGTGACGCCGAACCTGGAAGGCGCGCTGTCGCCGAAGGTGAAGCTCGAGCTGGATCGCGGCTACGTGAAGGTGAATGACGGATACGAGACCAGCGTGAAGGGCATCTACGCCGCGGGCGACATCATCGGGCCGCCGTGGCTCGCGCACGTGGCGACGTACGAGGCCGTGAATGCCGTCGAATCGATGTTCGGCCACAAGCATGGCGGCCGCGTGAAAATCTTCCCTGGCGCCACCTACTGCCAGCCGCAGATCGCGAGCACGGGGCTGACCGAGAAGGCCTGCAAGGAGAAGGGGCTCAACTACAAGGTCGGCAAGTTCCCGTTCACGGCGTCCGGCAAGGCGGTCGCGGCGGGCGACGCCGAGGGCTTCGTGAAGGTGATCAGCGACGCAAAGACCGGCGAGATCTACGGCGTGCACATCCTCGGCAACGAGGCGCCGGAGCTCATCGCGGAGTACGTGCTCGCGATGAACATGGAAGGCAGCGTCGACGAGGTGCACCGGTCGATCCATGCGCACCCGACGCTGAGCGAGGCGCTGATGGAAGCGGCGGCCGCCACCAGCGGCGAAGCCATCCATATCTAG